In the Pelomicrobium methylotrophicum genome, GAGAACGGCGCCAAAGTGATCGTAGTGGACCCGCGCTTCACCCGCACCGCGGCCAAGGCGGACTACTACTTCCGTACCCGCTCCGGCAGCGATGTCGCGTTCTTGATGGGAGTGCTCTACCACATCTTCAAGAACGGTTGGGAGGACAAGGAGTACATCCGCCAGCGGGTCTACGGCATGGACAAGGTCAAGGAAGAGGTCCTGACCAAGTGGACACCGGACAAGGTGGAGGATGTGACCGGCCTGCCGGAGAAGGACGTCTACACGGTGGCGAAGCTCATGGCGGAGAACCGGCCGTCCACCATCGTGTGGGCCATGGGTCAGACCCAGCACACCACCGGCAACGCCATCGTCCGCGCTTCCTGCATCCTGCAACTCGCCCTGGGCAACGTGGGCGTATCCGGTGGCGGCTGCAACATCTACCGCGGCCACGACAACGTGCAAGGTGCCACCGACGTGGGTCCCAACCCGGATTCGCTGCCGGGCTATTACGGCATCGCGCCGGGATCGTGGAAGCACTGGGCGCGGGTCTGGGGCGTGGATTACGAGTGGCTGAAGGGGCGCTTCGCCTCCGAGGCCATGATGACCAAGCCGGGTATTACCGTTTCGCGCTGGTTCGACGCAGTGCTGGAGAAGAACGAGAACATTGACCAAGATCCCAACCTGCGGGCGGTGATCTACTGGGGCCACGCGCCGAACAGCCAGTCCCGCAACAAGGACATGCTGGAGGCGATGAAGAAGCTCGACCTGATCGTCGTGATCGACCCTTACCCGTCCGCGACCGCGGCCATGGCGGCGCTTGTCCGCAGTGACGGCGCGTATCTCCTGCCGGCCGCCACTCAGTTCGAGACTTCCGGCTCGTGCACGGCCTCGAATCGCTCGATCCAGTGGCGCGAGCGCGTGATCAAGCCGCTGTTCGAGTCCCAGACCGATCACGCGATCATGTACGCGTTCGCCAAGAAGTTCGGCTTCGAGAAGGAGTTCGCCAAGAACTTGAAGATCGTCAAACCTGATCCCGACAAGTTCGAGGAACCGGAACCCGAATCGGTGCTGCGGGAGATCAACCGCGGTGTGTGGACCATCGGCTACACGGGGCAGTCGCCGGAGCGGCTCAAGGCCCACATGCGCAACATGCACGTCTTTGACGTGAAGACACTGCGGGCCAAGGGCGGGGTGGACAAGGAAACCGGGTACGTGCTGGACGGAGACTACTTCGGGCTGCCGTGGCCATGTTACGGGACGCCGGAGCTCAAGCATCCGGGCACGCCCAACCTCTACGACACTTCCAAACATGTCATGGAAGGCGGCGGTAACTTCCGCGCCAACTTCGGTGTGGAACGCGACGGCGTGTCCCTCCTCGCGGAGGACGGATCCCACTCCAAGGGCGCCGATATCACCACCGGCTATCCCGAGTTCGATCACGTTCTGCTCAAGAAGCTGGGTTGGTGGGACGAGCTGACCGAAGAGGAGAAGAAGGAGGCGGAAGGCAAGAACTGGAAGACCGACCTCTCGGGCGGCATCATCCGCGTGGTGATGAAGAACCACGGCTGCCACCCCTTCGGCAATGCCAAGGCTCGCGCCGTGGTGTGGAACTTCCCCGATCCGATCCCGCAGCACCGGGAGCCCCTGTACTCGCCGCGGCCCGATCTGGTGGAGAAGTATCCCACCCACGAGGACAAGAAGGCGTTCTGGCGGATGCCCACCTTGTTCAAGACCATCCAGATGGCGAACAAGGAAATCTCCAAGGAGTACCCGCTGATCATGACCAGTGGCCGTCTGGTGGAGTACGAGGGCGGCGGCGATGAGACGCGGTCGAACCCGTGGCTCGCCGAGCTGCAGCAGGACATGTTCGTCGAGGTGAACCCGCGGGATGCCAATAACGCCGGCGTGCGCAACGGCGAGTTCGTGTGGGTCGAGTCTCCTACCAAGGCCCGCATCAAGGTCAAGGCGCTGGTTACCGAGCGCGTGGCCCCGGGAACGGTGTTCCTGCCGTTCCACTTCGCCGGATGGTGGATGGGTCAGGACTTGCTCGACAAGTATCCGCAAGGTGCGGCGCCGATTGTTCGCGGGGAGGCGGTCAACACCGCCACGACCTACGGCTACGACGTGGTCACCATGATGCAGGAGACCAAGACGACGCTCTGCCGCATTTCGAAAGCTTAACGGATCGATCGGAGGAGGCTAGACCATGGCTCGAATGAAGTTCATATGCGACGCAGAGCGCTGCATCGAATGCAACGCCTGCGTGACCGCGTGCAAGAATGAGCACGAGGTGCCTTGGGGCGTGAACCGCCGGCGGGTAGTGACCATCAACGATGGCGTACCCGGAGAGCGCTCGATCTCGGTGGCGTGCATGCATTGCTCCGACGCCCCCTGCATGGCGGTGTGTCCGGTGGACTGCTTCTACAAGACTACGGAAGGCATCGTTCTGCACGACAAGGACCTGTGCATCGGCTGCGGCTACTGCTTCTACGCCTGCCCGTTCGGTGCGCCCCAGTTCCCGCAGGACGGGGGTTTCGGATTGCGCGGCAAGATGGACAAGTGCACTTTCTGCGCTGGCGGTCCCGAACCGGACGGCTCGGAGGCCGAGTTCAAGAAGTACGGACGCAACCGCATCGCTGAAGGCAAGTTGCCGGCGTGCGCCGAGATGTGCTCCACCAAGGCGCTCCTGGGCGGCGATGGCGACGTGCTGGCAGACATCTATCGGCAGCGGGTCCTGGTGCGCGGCAAAGGCGCAGAGGTCTGGGGCTGGGCAACGGCGTACGGCCGTCCCGAGCAGAAGCAGGCCGCGCCGGCCGGGAAAGGGGGTTGATCATGAAAAAGGCAGTCGCGGCCGCGGTGGCGGCACTGCTCGTCCTGGGACTGGGGGCCTGCGGCGAGAAGCCGCAGGTCACCCAGTACAAGGCGGGCAAGTACCAGGGCAAGCCGGATACCCTGCCGTGGGACAACGAGCGGTTCAAGGGCGATAAAGCGGCTTGGGAAAACGCCATCAAGACCCGGCAATTGGGCCAGAACGAGTACGTTCGCATCGCAGGCGATACGGCCGGACGATAGGAGGAATCCCATGCGCAACCCTTTACGCGGCCGTTTTGCGGCCATGGCCCAGGCGGTGGCTGGGGCAGTGCTGATCGCAGCGGCGGGGGCGGCCTTGGCCGCCCCCGGGCAGCAGCCTTTCGTTACCATTCCCCAAGAAGAGGTGGCGCAACAGCAGCAGCAGCGCCAGGAGACCCAGCCCCTCAACAATGCGCCGGTGTGGCGCGAGGTGCGCTCAGGGCAGGGCATTACCCAGATACGGGGCGTGGAAACGGGCGTTCTGGTCCAGTCCCAAGGAGAAACGTGGCGGGAGATGCGCAATGGTCCCGTCACTTTCTACGGCGGCATCCTGATGGTGGCGGTTCCCGTCCTGATCCTCGTTTTCTATCTGGTGCGGGGACCTCTCAAGCAGCATGAGCCCGACACGGGGCGCAAGATCCTGCGCTTCAGCGCCTGGGACCGGGTGATTCACTGGTCGACGGCCATTTCGTGGCTGATCCTCGCCATCACCGGCCTCATCATCCTCTTCGGCAAGTACGTGCTGCTGCCCGTATTCGGGTACACGGTGTTCGCGTTTCTCGCCAACCTGTCGAAGAACCTTCACAACTTCGTGGGACCGTACTTCATCGTCTCGGCGCTGGCCATGGTCGTGACTTACGCGGGCCGCAACCTTCCCCGCGCCTACGACCTGCAGTGGCTCGCCAAGCTGGGAGGCTTCTTCAGCAACAAGGAGGTGCCGTCCGGCTTCTTCAACGCCGGCGAGAAGCTGTGGTTCTGGATCGGCGTGTTCCTGCTCACCATCGTGGTGAGCGTGACCGGGCTGATCCTGGATTTCCCGAACTTCGGGCAGGGGCGTGAGGCCATGCAGCTCGCCAACGTGATTCACGCCATTGGCGCGTTGCTTTACATGGCGTTCGGCCTGGGACACATCTACCTGGGCACGATCGGCGTTCAGGGGGCCTATCATTCCATGCGCTACGACGGCATGGTGGACGAGGCGTGGGCGAAAGCGCACCACGAGTATTGGTACGAAGAAGTCAAGGCCCAGCAGAAGGGGAGCGTCCAGGCCGCTGGCGCGGTGGGCGGTGGAGAACCGCAGCGGGCGTAGCGAAGGAGGCAGTGAGAATGAAGCGCAGCATGTGGATCGCGGCGGTGGCGAGCGCCGTCCTGACGATGGGGGTCGTCGGCATGGCCGAGGGCAAGCTCCCGCCGCCGACGGAAGAAGAAAAAGCCAAGGCGGAAGAAGCCAAGGCCAAGGCCGCGGAAGCGGCGAAAAAGGAAGCGGAAGCGCTGGCCCGCGTCCAGGACGCGATCGCCGAGCGCTACAAGCGCAGCCGCGGCGGCATGGCCAAGGCCGGCCCCGAAGCCGCCAAACCGGTCGCTGCGGGCGGCACGAAAGACGTGAAAAAGTAATTGGCCGCCGGTTCAAGGAGGATGAGGCGCAACCTCGAAGGTTGCGCTTTTTTTCGCGCGCCGCTGAGAACCGGGAAGGTTTAAAGCTTCCCCTGCGATTGAGCGCCACGACCACGCCTCGGGCGGAGGGTTTGGCAGGAGGCCGGGCTCAGCTACGCATCGTCCATGGACAATGGGGAAAGCCTCATCCTCGAGCATCTAAAGGCGCTGCGGAGCGATTTTGCAGCGCTTAAGGCGGATATGGGCGAAGTGAAAGCTCGCCCGAGCTCGCTTGAGGAACGGGCTTCGCTGCTGGAGCGCAGCGTTGCCCATCTTCAGGGGGACATGGCCCTCATCCACAGCCGCCTGGATAGAATGGATGCCCGCATTGAGCGCATCGAGCGGCGGCTCGATTTGGTGTCGACCTGACTCGGGTCGACTCGCTATGTCAAGCCCTCCATGAGTTGCACCTCGACCAAGGCGTCGGCGGGGAGGTTGGCCTGAGCCTCGGGCAGGACGATGAAGCAATTGGCCTCCGCCATGGAGCGCAGAATGCCGGAACCCTGGTCTCCCGTGACCCGCACCACCCATTCTCCCGAGGGCTCCTGGAAAAGGATGCCCCGCTGGAA is a window encoding:
- a CDS encoding formate dehydrogenase subunit alpha, producing the protein MLLTRKSTTEVQRSGRLSRSVAGFLGNTMDRRTFLKRSGIAVGAGAFASQLPFAMMDKAQAAKAEGDGKIEVRRTVCTHCSVGCAIDAVVKNGVWIRQEPVFDSPINLGAHCAKGASVREHGHGEHRLRYPMKLVGGKWQKISWEQAINEVGDKLLAIRKESGPDAVYWIGSSKHSNEQAYLLRKFVSMWGTNNCDHQARICHSTTVAGVANTWGYGAMTNSYNDEQFSKCILFFGSNAAEAHPVSMLHTLHAKENGAKVIVVDPRFTRTAAKADYYFRTRSGSDVAFLMGVLYHIFKNGWEDKEYIRQRVYGMDKVKEEVLTKWTPDKVEDVTGLPEKDVYTVAKLMAENRPSTIVWAMGQTQHTTGNAIVRASCILQLALGNVGVSGGGCNIYRGHDNVQGATDVGPNPDSLPGYYGIAPGSWKHWARVWGVDYEWLKGRFASEAMMTKPGITVSRWFDAVLEKNENIDQDPNLRAVIYWGHAPNSQSRNKDMLEAMKKLDLIVVIDPYPSATAAMAALVRSDGAYLLPAATQFETSGSCTASNRSIQWRERVIKPLFESQTDHAIMYAFAKKFGFEKEFAKNLKIVKPDPDKFEEPEPESVLREINRGVWTIGYTGQSPERLKAHMRNMHVFDVKTLRAKGGVDKETGYVLDGDYFGLPWPCYGTPELKHPGTPNLYDTSKHVMEGGGNFRANFGVERDGVSLLAEDGSHSKGADITTGYPEFDHVLLKKLGWWDELTEEEKKEAEGKNWKTDLSGGIIRVVMKNHGCHPFGNAKARAVVWNFPDPIPQHREPLYSPRPDLVEKYPTHEDKKAFWRMPTLFKTIQMANKEISKEYPLIMTSGRLVEYEGGGDETRSNPWLAELQQDMFVEVNPRDANNAGVRNGEFVWVESPTKARIKVKALVTERVAPGTVFLPFHFAGWWMGQDLLDKYPQGAAPIVRGEAVNTATTYGYDVVTMMQETKTTLCRISKA
- the fdh3B gene encoding formate dehydrogenase FDH3 subunit beta — translated: MARMKFICDAERCIECNACVTACKNEHEVPWGVNRRRVVTINDGVPGERSISVACMHCSDAPCMAVCPVDCFYKTTEGIVLHDKDLCIGCGYCFYACPFGAPQFPQDGGFGLRGKMDKCTFCAGGPEPDGSEAEFKKYGRNRIAEGKLPACAEMCSTKALLGGDGDVLADIYRQRVLVRGKGAEVWGWATAYGRPEQKQAAPAGKGG
- a CDS encoding formate dehydrogenase subunit gamma: MRNPLRGRFAAMAQAVAGAVLIAAAGAALAAPGQQPFVTIPQEEVAQQQQQRQETQPLNNAPVWREVRSGQGITQIRGVETGVLVQSQGETWREMRNGPVTFYGGILMVAVPVLILVFYLVRGPLKQHEPDTGRKILRFSAWDRVIHWSTAISWLILAITGLIILFGKYVLLPVFGYTVFAFLANLSKNLHNFVGPYFIVSALAMVVTYAGRNLPRAYDLQWLAKLGGFFSNKEVPSGFFNAGEKLWFWIGVFLLTIVVSVTGLILDFPNFGQGREAMQLANVIHAIGALLYMAFGLGHIYLGTIGVQGAYHSMRYDGMVDEAWAKAHHEYWYEEVKAQQKGSVQAAGAVGGGEPQRA